A genomic region of Gemmata massiliana contains the following coding sequences:
- a CDS encoding sirohydrochlorin chelatase: MPTALLLIAHGSRRPEANADLEFVASALRERGRYPIVRVSYLELAEPNIEAGGAQCVETGATDVILVPYFLSPGVHVAEDLTEARDTLSARFPGVRFVLAEPLGRHPLLVDVVEQRANESLGGR, encoded by the coding sequence GTGCCAACTGCGCTTTTGCTCATCGCACACGGCAGCCGCCGGCCCGAGGCGAACGCCGATCTGGAGTTCGTCGCGTCCGCTCTGCGCGAGCGCGGGCGGTACCCGATCGTCCGGGTGTCGTACCTGGAGCTGGCCGAACCGAACATCGAAGCCGGTGGTGCGCAGTGTGTGGAGACCGGCGCAACGGACGTGATCCTCGTGCCGTACTTTCTCTCCCCCGGCGTCCACGTCGCCGAAGACCTGACCGAGGCACGCGACACATTGAGTGCGCGCTTCCCCGGCGTGCGCTTCGTGCTCGCGGAGCCACTGGGCCGGCACCCGCTGCTGGTTGATGTGGTGGAACAGCGTGCGAATGAATCTCTGGGCGGGCGATGA